One part of the Pogoniulus pusillus isolate bPogPus1 chromosome 8, bPogPus1.pri, whole genome shotgun sequence genome encodes these proteins:
- the REG4 gene encoding regenerating islet-derived protein 4, with product MATAARLGVLLLGCLGLLQPAGARHIDYCPQGWSYYKSSCFKYFSQPQTWDEAERHCQASYTGAHLAWVEEPREAATLKRVISYYQRVQPVWLGLHYGHESQAWQWASGARYSTSNGLAGNGAQGGTCGVLTHLSGFTVWSSTDCAQKHHYICKFTPTQ from the exons ATGGCGACAGCAGCCAGACTCGgcgtcctgctgctgggctgcctgggacTCCTGCAGCCAGCCG GTGCCCGGCACATAGActactgcccccagggctggtcCTACTACAAGTCCAGCTGCTTCAAGTACTTCAGTCAGCCTCAGACCTGGGACGAGGCTGAG AGACACTGTCAGGCCAGCTATACTGGTGCCCATCTGGCTTGGGTGGAGGAGCCCCGGGAAGCAGCCACCTTGAAGAGGGTCATCTCCTACTACCAGCGAGTGCAGCCTGTTTGGCTTGGCCTACACTATGGGCATGAG AGCCAGGCCTGGCAGTGGGCAAGTGGGGCCAGGTACAGCACCAGCAATGGGCTGGCTGGGAATGGCGCCCAAGGGGGAACCTGCGGAGTGCTGACCCACCTCAGTG GCTTCACCGTGTGGTCCAGCACAGACTGTGCCCAGAAGCATCACTACATCTGCAAGTTCACCCCCACAcagtga
- the HMGCS2 gene encoding hydroxymethylglutaryl-CoA synthase, mitochondrial, translated as MLRLVGRAMRCWGARRVLPGPEQALWEAQHPMAVQRACLSSTAGTDTWPKDVGILALEVYFPAQYVDQEELERYDGVEAGKYTRGLGQKQMGFCAAHEDINSLCLTVVQRLVERGRLSWDAIGRLEVGTETVIDKSKAVKTVLMQLFHDSGNTDVEGIDTTNACYGGTASLFNAASWVESSAWDGRYAVVVCGDIAVYATGNARPTGGAGAIAMLVGPNAPLVLERGLRGTHMEHAYDFYKPDLSSEYPVVDGQLSIQCYLRALDRCYAVYRRKAESQWQQAGIQRPFTLDDFKYIIFHTPFCKLVQKSVGRLLLNDFLATPNPDTATGLYKGLQSFRGLKLEDTYTSKEVEKAFQTASQEIFNQKTKPSLLLSSRNGNMYTPSMYGCLASLLAQSSARDLAGCRIGAFSYGSGLAASMFSLRVSQDAAPGSPLDKLISSLADLPARLDARKRVAPQDFAEIMKRREETHHLADHAPHGSQADLFPGTWYLTRVDAKYRREYARKPI; from the exons ATGCTGCGTTTGGTTGGTCGTGCCATGCGCTGCTGGGGAGCGAGGAGGGTGCTACCAGGACCAGAGCAGGCGCTCTGGGAGGCCCAGCACCCCatggctgtgcagagggcaTG cctctctagcaCTGCTGGGACAGACACCTGGCCCAAAGACGTGGGTATTCTAGCACTGGAGGTGTATTTCCCCGCCCAGTATGTGgatcaggaggagctggagcgaTATGATGGTGTGGAGGCTGGCAAGTACACACGGGGCTTGGGCCAGAAGCAGATGGGCTTCTGTGCTGCCCATGAAGACATCAACTCCCTGTGCCTGACGGTGGTACAGCGGCTGGTGGAGCGTGGGCGCCTCTCTTGGGATGCCATTGGCCGCTTGGAGGTGGGCACCGAGACCGTCATCGACAAGTCTAAGGCGGTCAAGACCGTCCTCATGCAGCTTTTCCATGACTCGGGCAACACTGATGTGGAGGGGATTGATACCACCAACGCCTGCTACGGAGGCACAGCCTCGCTCTTCAACGCAGCCTCTTGGGTGGAGTCCAGCGCCTGGGATG GTCGCTATGCCGTGGTAGTGTGTGGGGACATCGCTGTCTACGCCACAGGGAACGCTCGGCCTACAGGAGGTGCTGGTGCCATTGCCATGCTGGTGGGACCCAATGCCCCGCTGGTGCTGGAGAGAG GCCTGCGGGGAACCCACATGGAACATGCCTATGACTTCTACAAGCCTGACCTGTCCTCTGAGTACCCTGTGGTGGACGGGCAGCTCTCCATCCAGTGCTACCTGCGAGCGCTGGACCGCTGCTACGCTGTGTACCGACGGAAGgcagaaagccagtggcagcaGG CTGGCATCCAGCGGCCCTTCACCCTTGATGACTTCAAGTACATCATCTTCCACACACCCTTCTGCAAGCTGGTGCAGAAGTCAGTGGGGCGGCTGCTGCTGAATGATTTCTTGGCCACTCCAAACCCTGACACTGCCACTGGTCTCTACAAGGGGCTTCAGTCTTTTCG TGGCCTGAAGTTGGAGGACACCTACACCAGTAAGGAGGTGGAGAAGGCATTCCAGACAGCCAGCCAGGAGATCTTCAACCAAAAGACcaagccctccctgctgctctcctcccgCAATGGCAATATGTACACACCATCCATGTACGGCTGCCTGGCCTCCCTCCTGGCACA GTCCTCAGCACGAGACCTGGCCGGCTGCCGGATCGGTGCCTTCTCCTACGGCTCAGGGCTGGCCGCCAGCATGTTCTCGCTCCGTGTCTCGCAGGATGCGGCCCCAG GCTCTCCCCTGGACAAGCTGATCTCCAGCCTGGCCGACTTGCCAGCTCGCCTGGACGCTCGCAAGCGCGTGGCCCCGCAGGACTTTGCCGAGATCATGAAGCGGCGGGAGGAGACTCATCACTTGG ccgaCCATGCTCCCCATGGCTCCCAGGCGGATCTCTTCCCTGGCACCTGGTACCTGACACGGGTAGATGCCAAATACCGCCGGGAATATGCGAGGAAGCCCATCTAG
- the PHGDH gene encoding D-3-phosphoglycerate dehydrogenase produces the protein MALGKLQKVLISDSLDPCCREILQAGGLRVQEKPGLTKEELLREIKDCDGLIVRSATKVTADVLEVAERLQVVGRAGTGVDNVDVEAATRKGVLVMNTPTGNSLSAAELTCGMILCLARQIPQAAASMKEGKWDRKKYMGMELNGKTLAVLGLGRIGREVATRMQAFGMKTIGYDPIITPEISATFGVEQLPLEQIWPRCDFITVHTPLLPSTTGLLNDSTFAKCRRGVQVVNCARGGIVDEGALLRALRSGQCGGAALDVFTQEPPKDRELVNHPNVISCPHLGASTREAQSRCGKEIAMQIVDMATGKGLAGVVNGQALSKAFAPQTKPWIVLAKALGTVLRTVGKQTQGSVQVCTLGTSLRDSGSYLTPAVAAGMLAGGAQKEVTLVNALLLAQEAGLKVTTTHSDVAPEPHSNVGLLQVSLQGTSHRATGSVQGSTPVLQEINGATFKQPAPLAGPILIYRAKASEPNTLSALAGLLGKAGVQLQSYHSCSPVAGEQWCVVGLSGPLSDLGELKPYITEAFQLLV, from the exons ATGGCGTTGGGCAAGCTGCAGAAGGTGCTGATCAGCGACAGCCTGGAcccctgctgcagggagatccTGCAGGCCGGCGGTCTCCGGGTGCAGGAGAAGCCCGGACTGAccaaggaggagctgctgcgggAGATCAAG GACTGTGATGGGCTCATTGTCCGCTCAGCCACCAAAGTCACAGCTGATGTGCTGGaggtggcagagaggctgcaggtggTAGGCAGAGCAGGCACCGGCGTGGACAATGTGGACGTGGAGGCGGCTACCAGGAAGGGTGTCCTTGTCATGAA CACACCCACTGGGAACAGCCTTAGTGCTGCCGAGCTCACTTGTGGGATGATCCTGTGCTTGGCCAG ACAGATCCCGCAGGCAGCTGCCTCCATGAAGGAGGGCAAGTGGGACCGTAAGAAG TACATGGGCATGGAGCTGAATGGGAAGacgctggcagtgctggggctggggcgcATTGGCAGGGAGGTGGCCACCCGCATGCAAGCTTTTGGCATGAAG ACCATAGGCTATGACCCCATCATCACCCCTGAAATCTCAGCCACATTTGGCGTGGAGCAGCTGCCACTGGAGCAGATATGGCCCCGCTGTGACTTCATCACGGTCCACACACCGCTGCTGCCCTCAACCACAG ggctcctgAATGACAGCACCTTCGCCAAGTGCCGCCGTGGTGTCCAGGTGGTAAACTGTGCCCGTGGTGGCATTGTGGATGAGGGAGCACTGCTGCGGGCACTACGCTCAGGCCAGTGCGGTGGAGCTGCCCTCGATGTCTTCACACAG GAGCCTCCAAAGGACCGTGAGCTGGTGAACCACCCCAACGTCATAAGCTGCCCACACCTGGGTGCCAGCACGCGGGAGGCACAGAGCCGCTGTGGCAAGGAGATTGCCATGCAGATCGTGGACATGGCCACAGGGAAGGGGCTGGCTGGTGTA GTCAATGGACAGGctctcagcaaggcttttgcaCCCCAGACCAAGCCCTGGATTGTCCTGGCCAAGGCTCTGGGCACAGTGCTACGCACAGTGGGCAAGCAAACACAGGGCAGTGTGCAGGTCTGCACCCTAG GGACATCTCTGCGCGACTCTGGAAGCTACCTGACACCTGCCGTGGCTGCAGGCATGCTGGCTGgaggagcacagaaggaggTGACCCTGGTGAAcgccctgctgctggcccaggaAGCTGGGCTGAAG GTCACAACCACCCACAGCGACGTGGCCCCTGAGCCCCACAGCAACGTGGGCTTGCTacaggtgtccctgcagggcaCCTCACACCGGGCAACGGGGTCAGTGCAGGGCAGCACCCCGGTGCTGCAGGAGATCAACGGGGCCACCTTCAAGCAGCCAGCCCCACTGGCAGGCCCCATCCTCATCTACAGAGCCAAAGCCTCCGAGCCCAACACACTGTCTGCACTTGCTG ggctgctggggaaggcaggGGTCCAGCTCCAGTCCtaccacagctgcagcccagtgGCAGGGGAGCAGTGGTGTGTTGTGGGGCTTTCAGGCCCCTTGTCTGACCTTGGTGAGCTGAAGCCATACATCACGGAGGCCTTCCAGCTCCTTGTGTaa